In Labrus mixtus chromosome 22, fLabMix1.1, whole genome shotgun sequence, the genomic window tgtgcagcagcctctttacctgctgataTATAAAGACCTTTATTCAGTGGTTAGACTCACCTGTGGAGTAAAACACATTCAGAGGGACTGAAAAAAGTCGAAGATGGATTAAATTTAGTGCATACATAATCTTTGTCTATTAAACCCGACTATGAGTCAGTAAGAGAATTCTTCTTTTAGTGTTTGGAAAACattcctctgttttctcctcagcttgagaaactcttcctcctcttaaaagtcctcctcactcctcattTGACTTTTTCACCTCAGGAGATCACTTAGGAGCTGAGAGGATTTGTttataacttttatctttaagAGGGTCTAGTAGGCCAGGAACGACCTCTATGTGGCGTTCTGTGAAACAGTCTCACACTGAATGAGCTGATTTAATGTATGCTGAGACATCTTAAATGTTTGTTATCATGTTGTAATCTTTACTGTCACTTCATTGTAACTGctgacctcttggccaggtcacccttgtgaaagagctcctgatctcaatgggtttctttatctggttaaataaaggttaataatgTGCACTTTTCACATCACTTACATCTGCATTATCACTAATTTATTAACAGTATAATTCGCTTTGTTATCTGTTAGTTAAATAATAACCCAGTAGGCCTATAGGCTCTTGCATGTATCCAGTGGTAGAtgggtttgattttaaaaatgaatgccaTTTAATTAAGAAACATGATCATAAAGAGTTAAAGATTAAATAGACATTGAGACACACGagtgttaaaaacaagaaaaatcatATCAACATTAATTATATCTTCAGGATGTCTGTCCAGGGGTCATGGTGGTCCTTTATTGATCCTATCAGGTGATTCAGATATTCAGTGAAGTTACTGATTAACAATGAAAACACTCATTGGGTTTCATTGTCCTgtaacaggtttatttttttatccgtTTGGTTTAACTGCCGAACTACATTTAAACCCACTAAAACAAGCGCGAACTCTGTTTGACTTCCGCATTCTTACACTGAATGCCGCGCTTCCggatcagccaatcacagagtgGCGGCGGCGCAGGGCTAATTTGCATgagacatatttaaaatgagcCGGCTCTGCTTTCTCAACACGCAGTTTCTCACactgaaaacagcaaacatgcctgaaggagggaaaggaggagcACCTAAGAAGGGCTCTAAGAAAGCCGTTGCTAAAATTGCCAACAAAGGTGgcaagaaaaggagaaagtccAGGAAAGAGAGCTATGCCATCTACGTCTACAAGGTCCTGAAGCAGGTCCACCCCGACACTGGTATCTCTTCCAAGGCGATGGGCATCATGAACTGCTTTGTGAGTGATATCTTTGAGCGTATCGCTGGTGAAGCCTCCAAACTGGCTCACTACAACAAGCGCTCCACCATCAGCTCCAGGGAGATCCAGACCGCCGTCCGCCTGCTCCTGCCCggagagctggctaaacacgcCGTGTCTGAGGGCACCAAGGCCGTCACCAAATACACCAGCTCCAAGTAAACACTTCAACTGGTCAACAAACCcaaaggctcttttaagagccacccACATCGTCTTCCAGAGCAAATTCTGTATTATGTGTATTATAAGCTTTTAAGCAGTATCAACTATGAAGCTGAAAATcttcaataacaacaaaaataatcttCTAGCCAGATTACATAATTAATATACATGTCAATTGACACTGAAAGTCATTCAGTTGGTATAGAAGTTTATTGTATGCTTTCAACCTGtataaaccatagactgtaaaacctgtataggtcataaaccccgcctcctccatgataacagacgggatgtgggtcaaacctaaactctgctgtgatcattagttattatcaccctacattgtgttcaagtgctcatttttctgtggcgtttgttttaaataagttatttgaggttgaaaaacgggatttgacgatgattgacagccgcgGATCTTTCTCTTTGTGAATAGTGaaagttacgtagtgaaggaaagccgagacgccattgaatttttccgttcagttttttgtcttttttgagctggcaaaatgagttgttctgtagtaaactgttctaaccgacctgttggatctaagggatctttgcagttttttcggtaagtaaaaaagtgtgatttatgtgtcattggttaaagtcgttatctagctagctaacacataagcagtctaaggttagctgaaatgttgtaaagctaggttacctatccggcatgatttatctttttattttattttttaaaatgagcaaacctaataactgacatgctgtttcttgatattgttatatcattatggcgatttaaattgtatttaaaaccaagaatcataatataaaatccgctcatagatgagattcattgactgtacagttattttacagcaaaaataaatagtctggtaaagtctcaaaaaagtatctagggcaaaaacaaagccaaataattgtaatctgtcctgcatcattactaatgtgtacatgtttacagtctgagtgataagtgggtTATACAgagagtaacaggttttactttcaccgtgcagactgaaattcatagaactatatacgagggtagaatatttctctatgtatccagataaaactaaaggtaagatctgatttaatataactgttactgatttaagatcctgataaaactaaaggtaagatctgatttaatataactgttactgatttaagatccagataaaactaaaggtaagctctgatttaatataactgttactgatttaagatccagataaaactaaaggtaagatctgatttaatataactgttactgatttaagatccagataaaactaaaggtaagatctgatttaatataactgttactgatttaagatccagataaaactaaaggtaagctctgatttaatataactgttactgatttaagatccagataaaactaaaggtaagctctgatttaatataactgttaatgatttaagatccagataaaactaaaggtaagatctgatttaatataactgttactgatttaagatccagataaaactaaaggtaagatctgatttaatataactgttactgatttaagatccagataaaactaaaggtaagctctgatttaatataactgttactgatttaagatccagataaaactaaaggtaagctctgatttaatataactgttactgatttaagatccagataaaactaaaggtaagctctgatttaatataactgttactgatttaagatccagataaaactaaaggtaagatctgatttaatataactgttaatgatttaagatccagataaaactaaaggtaagatctgatttaatataactgttactgatttaagatccagataaaactaaaggtaagatctgatttaatataactgttactgatttaagatccatataaaactaaaggtaagatctgatttaatataactgttaatgatttaagatccagataaaactaaaggtaagatctgatttaatataactgttactgatttaagatccagataaaactaaaggtaagatctgatttaatataactgttactgatttaagatccagataaaactaaaggtaagatctgatttaatataactgttactgatttaagatctagataaaactaaaggtaagatctgatttaatataactgttactgatttaagatccagataaaactaaaggtaagatctgatttaatataactgttactgatttaagatccagataaaactaaaggtaagatctgatttaatataactgttactgatttaagagactaactgaaacgtgaacacaaacatcaacaacctgcggtggtgtaatgtaatattaacggagcatcatgctgcttaaactgataaatattctgcagtGTCTTCCACACACTACCAATTCAACAATCACAAGTTGATCATAGtgtaaatttaatgacgctcattgagaatttgtactaaaacctgacaaaacctgcggtgattgtgactgtgtctgtatttaacaccttttgaaaggaaggtgttaatacAGGAGATCAgagttacacacaacatgctgctgttattgtagttaggaggagacataggtacaataaaagaagacataaagatcacgtttttccccacacatgttaatatgttttaaatgtcatgcatttattttttatttcgcgtcaataatcgttaacaaagagaaacaccatgattaagctacaggctattgttgtctttttatagccaaagaaaactgaacatccacagcctctgcattcaaaagaatttcacatttacatttatgtcgtcctatttccctcttttcatcaacattatattttaaactgggatttcctttttcccagattgcgtctctcccccagctcgccccctccggtgcgctcctctccataatgcgctcgtctcctccctctaaagcccactgctgctactctgtaggacgctttgattggggcacctcaccaataaaatactattttatattttataagcagtttgccaccacactgtacttttactctccaaaggcatatgagtat contains:
- the LOC132956525 gene encoding histone H2B-like; its protein translation is MSRLCFLNTQFLTLKTANMPEGGKGGAPKKGSKKAVAKIANKGGKKRRKSRKESYAIYVYKVLKQVHPDTGISSKAMGIMNCFVSDIFERIAGEASKLAHYNKRSTISSREIQTAVRLLLPGELAKHAVSEGTKAVTKYTSSK